A stretch of the Blastocatellia bacterium genome encodes the following:
- a CDS encoding DinB family protein: MSNFVVGRPSANEHAPYYSLYIDRINDDDIVTVLEKQLSSVLATLDIAIERNSNVPYEEGKWTVKQLIGHINDCERVMSYRALRFARNDLTPLSGFEQDDYIPTGNFDARSWQELRTEFEHIRQATIDLFHPLEKDAWHRSGKANDNEISVRALAYVIAGHVAHHINILETRYLNLG, encoded by the coding sequence ATGTCTAACTTTGTTGTAGGTCGTCCGTCTGCTAATGAACATGCTCCATATTATTCACTATATATTGACCGTATTAATGATGATGATATTGTAACTGTGCTAGAAAAACAACTTAGCAGTGTTTTAGCAACTTTAGATATTGCTATAGAAAGAAATTCTAATGTGCCTTATGAGGAAGGAAAATGGACAGTAAAACAATTAATTGGTCACATAAATGATTGTGAAAGAGTTATGTCTTATCGAGCCTTACGCTTTGCTCGTAACGACCTTACACCTTTAAGCGGCTTTGAACAGGATGATTATATCCCTACAGGAAATTTTGATGCTCGTTCTTGGCAAGAATTAAGAACGGAATTTGAACATATACGACAAGCTACAATAGATTTATTTCATCCACTAGAGAAGGACGCTTGGCATAGAAGCGGCAAAGCTAACGATAATGAAATTTCTGTTCGTGCCTTAGCCTATGTTATAGCTGGACATGTGGCACATCATATAAATATATTAGAAACTCGTTACTTAAATCTTGGGTAG
- a CDS encoding DUF4384 domain-containing protein, whose translation MKRQVFLLVFFVLSTLLVNAQIQEDDEVGTRGSFLSTRPAVTSTVKSTKSITKTTKPKTSSNSNVGLGYTLYLKGKNENPTRVSPAQEFKEGDAIRLVFEPNIDGYLYVFHTENDNNPTMIFPDARLKRGDNLVQAHVPYEVPASDDPDDSLRWFVFDEKSATEKLYVVLSKTPLTEVPSGEQLVRYCEQKLCPWQPNEKLWQDISSKANQNVKVSKNARDQGQAQSEGEKRSIKALTALEKKAASPTVIYLSRSTEFNQIVTPISLIHK comes from the coding sequence ATGAAAAGACAAGTATTTTTATTAGTGTTTTTTGTTTTATCCACTTTACTTGTTAATGCTCAAATCCAAGAAGATGATGAAGTTGGCACTAGGGGTAGCTTTTTAAGCACTCGTCCTGCTGTAACAAGCACTGTTAAATCAACTAAATCAATAACAAAAACTACTAAGCCAAAAACTAGCAGTAATAGCAATGTAGGCTTGGGCTATACACTTTACTTAAAAGGCAAAAATGAAAATCCTACTAGGGTTAGTCCTGCTCAAGAATTTAAGGAAGGTGATGCTATTCGTCTAGTATTTGAACCTAATATTGATGGGTATTTATATGTTTTTCATACAGAAAATGATAATAATCCAACAATGATTTTTCCTGACGCTCGTCTAAAACGAGGAGATAACTTAGTCCAAGCACATGTGCCTTATGAAGTTCCTGCTAGTGATGACCCAGATGATAGTTTGCGATGGTTTGTTTTTGATGAAAAAAGTGCTACAGAAAAACTCTATGTAGTTTTATCCAAAACACCTTTAACAGAAGTTCCTAGTGGTGAACAACTAGTTCGCTATTGCGAGCAAAAGCTTTGTCCTTGGCAACCCAACGAAAAGCTTTGGCAAGATATTAGTTCAAAAGCTAATCAAAATGTCAAAGTAAGTAAAAATGCTAGAGATCAAGGACAAGCACAAAGCGAAGGGGAAAAACGCTCTATTAAAGCTCTAACCGCACTAGAAAAAAAGGCTGCTTCACCAACAGTAATTTATCTTAGTCGCTCAACAGAGTTTAATCAGATAGTTACACCTATTAGTTTAATTCATAAGTAA